The genomic stretch AGGCTGATAACCGTCGCCGTCGCGCCGATCACGCCGTTCGGCGCCATGCGGAACACCGCCGGGTCGTCGCGCGGGCGCAGCACCTCGGCGGTTTCGAGGAAGCCCTCGGCGACGCAGCGCACTTCGAGTTCGGCATACGATCGCGCCAGGCGGACCGAGGCAGGGGCGGCCGGCACCTCGGCCATGACGCGATCGCCGCGGGCCACGGTGCAGCGGCCGCCAGGCGGTTCGGTCGCCACCGCCACCTCGCCATTCCAGGCGGGTTGCGGGTGCGCGGCGCGCAGCGCGGCGTTCATCGCCAGGGTCGCGCAGCCTGGCAGGGACAACAACGCGACGCACAGCAGCATGAGGCGGGGGATTGCAGTCATGGGTTGCGCTCCGTCTGGGGGAACCCGTCCAGAATGTATGCCCTGGACTTAGCAAAAGATGAAGGTGAATTCGGCGTCGGAGCAGCCCACGGTTGTGGTGGGCCGATCCGCCGCTACCCGTCGATCCGGCGCCACGGCGACCGCCTGTCGCAGGTGCAGGCACCGCTGGACGACCCGGCCGTGCCATGCTGCAAACGCCGCACGGGGCCGGGTTCATCCCGCGCCCCCAATCGACTGCCCGCGCGACGGCAAGGCCCGCCGCGCTGCCGGAGGACCCGCCATGACCCTGACCCGCCGCGCCCTCGGCGCCGTGCTGCCCGCCTTCACGCTGCCGGGCCTTGCCCATGCCCAGGCCCCCTGGCCCGACCGGCCGCTGCGCTTCGTCGTGCCCTTCCCCGGCGGATCGAGCCCCGACCTGACGGGCCGCGTGCTGTCCGAACACCTGGCCCGCGCGCTGGGCCAGCCCGTGGTGGTCGACAACCGTGCGGGCGCCGGCGGCAATATCGGCACCGACGCGATCGCCAAGGCGACCGACGGGCATGTCATCGGCCTGTCGATCAATGGGCCGCTGTCCACCGCGCCGGCGCTGTATCCGAACCTGCCCTACGACCCGGTGCGCGACCTGGTGGCGGTGTCGCTGCTGGTGCGCGGGCCGCAATTCCTGGTGGTGAACAACGACCTGCCGGTCACCGACCTGGCCGGTTTCCTCGCGCATGTGCGGGCCAATCCGGGGCGGGTGTCCTTCGGGTCGGTGGGGTCGGGTTCGGGCGGGCATCTCGGCATGCTCGACCTCGCGGCGCGGACCGGCCTGCCGGACATGCTGCATGTCGCCTA from Roseomonas fluvialis encodes the following:
- a CDS encoding Bug family tripartite tricarboxylate transporter substrate binding protein: MTLTRRALGAVLPAFTLPGLAHAQAPWPDRPLRFVVPFPGGSSPDLTGRVLSEHLARALGQPVVVDNRAGAGGNIGTDAIAKATDGHVIGLSINGPLSTAPALYPNLPYDPVRDLVAVSLLVRGPQFLVVNNDLPVTDLAGFLAHVRANPGRVSFGSVGSGSGGHLGMLDLAARTGLPDMLHVAYRGFPQATVDLVAGRIQAMMVTTAAVLPQVQGGQMRAIAVTSAARFAPTPAVPTLAEQGVANAESYGWQILVVPAATPADRVARLAAETQRGLRDPAARARLEGAGFEVMASTPAEAAAFLAQETDRWGGMIRRLNIRLDA